The following are encoded together in the Montipora capricornis isolate CH-2021 chromosome 5, ASM3666992v2, whole genome shotgun sequence genome:
- the LOC138048917 gene encoding uncharacterized protein: MAGMLEGSDGRKVPMHNCAAIKAGKFKLLGMMAGMSMVDGGPGLPVFSESVFHYIAKGTPRVGEVEDVPDPVVRKNLSQLRLVQTTEDLRNMVTSEDFMFLLDCGFPKPLALLQLAERDEVVECAIVITLITEFEENLTN; the protein is encoded by the exons ATGGCTGGTATGTTGGAAGGAAGTGACGGAAGGAAAGTTCCAATGCATAATTGCGCAGCGATTAAAGCTGGGAAATTTAAGCTACTAGGAATGATGGCAGGAATGTCAATGGTTGATGGAGGCCCAGGATTACCGGTTTTTTCAGAATCTGTTTTTCATTACATTGCAAAAGGCACCCCTCGGGTGGGTGAAGTAGAGGATGTGCCTGATCCTGTAGTGCGCAAGAATCTCTCACAG CTGAGATTAGTTCAAACAACAGAAGACCTAAGAAATATGGTCACCAGTGAAGACTTTATGTTCCTGTTAGATTGTGGATTCCCAAAACCCTTGGCATTATTACAGCTAGCTGAAAGAGATGAGGTAGTGGAATGTGCAATAGTCATTACACTCATTACAGAATTCGAGGAGAACTTGACCAACTGA
- the LOC138048691 gene encoding uncharacterized protein, with amino-acid sequence MAATFTTDSSVEQVCGFLWERGKEETTIRNFEEERMDIGAVIQSQDKELEELGLIRKGDILSLRGFCERKMRERSDKETKRQLVTELLNKKKSKQRKTINNRVTESKQPQKMVKTRKVQIGWLHFSDDHQRYISVRLQKGGGTREVDVPLNADIQQIIQIAEEIFFSDGRCIFGALEDMEVALANFKCETLRISTPEGDPFTLQHYIHQCKTTRVRLYLKSKKKTFPERQASHSGVLDQVVKDDESDLLVPVFPENERELKADQLLGTSIEREEIRKAQDQEFAQSLALDKRKEEKKRLEVCSEIEKASRRLHLKQARLRRVEPEPDEYESKVDVSVRHPVLGLISRRFHVFSTMAAVYDWVRSLCLTPEQFRLCGFDGKCLLPSSSMQVAERTVLYMSECENAPNLLVEGDDDVNFQGFGDTYDELSLDDTLPFDSSMPQSSQHLSISPVSVSPPNQLMDEDDPGTSEGTILSQQIDPTGTHSSEGDQTRATEVISVITNEASTSSDGPSRKFKRKRTRNDEGRHFRMMVNNQYDEAVLSKEVCQIGQL; translated from the exons atggcggcgactTTCACGACAGACAGTTCTGTTGAACAG GTGTGTGGTTTTCTCTGGGAAAGGGGCAAGGAGGAGACTACAATAAGAAACTTTGAAGAGGAGCGG ATGGATATTGGGGCGGTAATTCAAAGTCAGGACAAAGAACTTGAAGAACTCGGCCTTATTAGAAAAGGGGATATTTTAAGTCTCCGTGGCTTTtgtgaaaggaaaatgagggAAAGATCTGATAAAGAAACCAAGCGACAACTGGTGACCGAATTGCTTAacaaaaagaagtcaaaacagagaaaaacaatcAATAATCGTGTCACAGAATCCAAACAACCTCAAAAGATGGTGAAGACAAGGAAAGTACAAATTGGGTGGCTTCATTTCAGTGATGATCACCAAAGGTACATTTCGGTAAGGCTCCAGAAAGGTGGTGGGACAAGGGAGGTAGATGTACCCCTGAATGCAGACATCcaacaaattatacaaattgcCGAAGAAATATTCTTTTCCGATGGCAGATGTATATTTGGAGCCCTTGAAGACATGGAAGTTGCCTTAGCGAATTTCAAGTGTGAAACGTTACGCATATCCACTCCTGAAGGAGATCCGTTCACCCTACAGCATTATATTCACCAGTGTAAGACGACGAGGGTGCGCTTGtacctgaaatcaaagaaaaaaacttttcctgAGAGGCAAGCATCACATTCTGGAGTATTGGATCAAGTAGTTAAAGATGATGAGAGCGACCTTCTGGTCCCAGTATTTCCTGAAAATGAAAGGGAGCTTAAGGCAGATCAGCTACTGGGAACGTCCATTGAAAGAGAAGAGATACGAAAAGCACAGGATCAGGAATTTGCTCAGTCTTTGGCCTTGGATaaacgaaaggaagaaaaaaagaggctaGAGGTGTGTAGTGAAATAGAGAAAGCCAGCCGTCGACTGCACCTTAAGCAAGCACGCTTACGTCGGGTTGAACCAGAGCCGGATGAATACGAAAGCAAGGTAGATGTATCAGTGAGGCATCCCGTTCTTGGACTTATTTCAAGACGATTTCACGTCTTCAGCACAATGGCAGCAGTGTATGACTGGGTGCGATCGCTCTGCTTGACCCCAGAGCAATTTAGGCTATGTGGTTTTGACGGAAAATGCCTGTTGCCGTCAAGCTCGATGCAAGTGGCAGAGAGAACAGTGCTATATATGAGTGAATGTGAAAATGCACCCAATTTACTTGTGGAAGGTGACGACGACGTTAATTTCCAGGGATTTGGTGATACCTATGACGAATTAAGTTTGGATGACACTCTTCCATTTGACTCATCAATGCCACAGTCATCCCAGCATTTGTCAATTTCCCCAGTATCTGTCTCCCCGCCCAATCAGTTGATGGATGAAGATGACCCAGG CACATCTGAAGGAACGATTCTTTCTCAGCAAATTGATCCAACTGGCACGCATTCATCCGAG GGCGATCAAACACGCGCAACAGAGGTTATCAGTGTAATTACTAATGAAGCATCGACAAGTTCTGATGGTCCATCAAGGAAGTTCAAGCGAAAAAGAACTCGAAAT gaTGAAGGGCGCCACTTTCGAATGATGGTCAATAATCAATACGATGAAGCCGTTTTAAGCAAAGAGGTTTGTCAAATTGGTCAGCTTTGA
- the LOC138050044 gene encoding collagen alpha-1(XIV) chain-like, protein MTFFIEVLVALLVAETCCGQVFWETAEDIYESLRAIPPLEETRHKMMTYLLDCHDNSKDKRFTPCYDVVFVLDSSESISRADFNVSVSVAKSLVTRFEPDSRFAAITFGANASVSFNFKSPKLTTELLLSKMHHQGGNKSILNALETTQNGLLLNRDSGVREGSQKRVLLVANGPATENLQSLTWAASRIKALGPEIFLVALGDRIPSVKELVAIPTSTDAHFYRISNMSAFKQIVDGITVHIFYRDYYFDD, encoded by the exons ATGACTTTCTTTATAGAAGTGTTGGTCGCTTTGCTCGTGGCAGAGACATGTTGCGGCCAAGTGTTTTGGGAAACAGCGGAGGATATTTACGAAA GTTTGCGAGCTATTCCTCCACTTGAAGAAACGAGACATAAAATGATGACATATCTCCTTGATTGCCATGACAACTCAAAAGACAAGAGATTCACTCCATGTTATGACGTCGTGTTTGTTCTCGATTCATCCGAGTCGATATCCAGGGCCGACTTCAATGTCAGTGTAAGTGTTGCGAAGAGCCTGGTGACAAGGTTTGAGCCTGACTCACGATTCGCTGCAATAACATTTGGTGCCAATGCCTCTGTAAGCTTCAATTTCAAGTCACCCAAG CTCACAACTGAACTACTCCTCAGTAAAATGCACCATCAAGGAGGAAACAAGAGCATACTGAATGCTCTCGAAACGACACAAAACGGATTGCTACTGAACCGCGACTCTGGAGTTCGCGAAGGAAGCCAAAAGAGAGTGCTACTGGTAGCTAATGGGCCTGCTACAGAAAACCTACAGAGCTTAACTTGGGCAGCCAGTCGGATCAAAGCACTCGGGCCAGAAATCTTTCTTGTGGCCCTCGGCGACAGGATACCCAGTGTTAAGGAACTTGTCGCGATACCGACTTCGACGGATGCACATTTTTATCGCATATCCAATATGAGCGCTTTCAAGCAAATAGTAGATGGGATTACTGTGCACATTTTCTACCGAGACTATTATTTTGATGACTGA
- the LOC138048690 gene encoding uncharacterized protein, with product MHQRLVNHHNLVIDKETVRTILRIVDPVGVENRSKHRFKRRQYRSKGLNYIWHMDGYDKLKPFGFCIHGCIDGYSRRIVWLEVGVTNNDPDVTAGYFLDAIRSVGGVPRILRADNGTENVHIAAFQRFFRREAADAFAGEKSFIYGRSVSNQRIEAWWGQLRGGGMDWWITFFKDLRDNGLFCDDNIFHVESIRFCFMFIIQEELNKAAKLWNLHRMRPSTNPESPPGRPDMLYFLPEISNTQDYKTVVTVDDVELVEETCGLQNVQLPCSPEFISLAEIITRENGLMMPSNANDAKALYIELLDKIKEVEDNL from the coding sequence ATGCATCAAAGACTCGTCAATCATCATAATCTTGTAATTGACAAAGAAACAGTTCGCACCATTCTAAGAATTGTTGATCCTGTTGGCGTTGAAAATCGCTCAAAGCATCGTTTCAAACGAAGGCAGTACCGTAGCAAAGGGCTAAACTATATATGGCATATGGACGGATACGATAAACTAAAACCGTTTGGGTTTTGCATTCACGGCTGTATCGACGGATACAGCCGGCGTATTGTTTGGTTGGAAGTTGGCGTTACCAACAACGACCCAGATGTCACGGCGGGATACTTCTTAGATGCCATTCGTTCTGTTGGTGGTGTACCACGCATTTTGCGTGCCGACAATGGTACAGAAAATGTCCACATTGCAGCGTTTCAGCGATTTTTTCGAAGAGAGGCAGCTGATGCATTTGCCGGGGAAAAGAGTTTCATATATGGAAGATCAGTTTCTAATCAGCGGATCGAGGCATGGTGGGGTCAACTGCGCGGAGGTGGCATGGATTGGTggataactttttttaaagatttgaGAGATAATGGTTTGTTCTGCGACGACAACATTTTCCACGTAGAATCTATACGATTTTGCTTTATGTTTATCATACAAGAGGAATTAAACAAAgcagctaagttatggaatcTTCACAGAATGAGACCCTCTACTAACCCAGAATCTCCTCCCGGAAGACCCGACATGCTATATTTTCTGCCAGAAATCAGTAACACACAAGACTACAAAACAGTCGTAACTGTGGATGATGTGGAACTCGTTGAGGAGACGTGTGGCTTGCAGAATGTTCAGTTACCCTGTTCACCCGAATTTATCTCCTTGGCTGAGATAATTACGAGAGAGAATGGTCTGATGATGCCTAGCAATGCAAATGACGCCAAAGCTCTCTACATAGAGTTAttggataaaataaaagaagttGAAGATAATCTTTAA